The Tenuifilum thalassicum genome includes the window GGTTAAAGAGTACTACACCATTAGCACCGCGAAACCGAAGGTTTTCAATCACATTTAATGGATTTGTAAAATGGGAGCCTATCTTGTATGCTACAGGGATGGTAATTATCTTATTTAACTTTTCAGCGATGCTATTGTAGATATTTTCATACTCCTCGGCCTTTCGCTTAGGATCAACAGGCAGGTAGTAAATGTTAACCTCTAACGCATCGGCACCAGCTTCCTGTATGCGAGATGCAAACGATAGCCATTGGCTATCACTCATACAGTTTATACTTGCTATTACTGGTATATCAACTGCTTCTTTAACAGCTTTTATATGATTGATATACTCTTGTACGTTGTTTGCAGTTACGTAGTGTTTGAGATAATCAGCAGCTTCGGTATAATCGGAATGGCGTTCCAAGCTACTAACCTCATTAAGAATCTGCTCTTCGAACAGGGATTTAAGTACAACTGCACCTGCTCCATATTTCTTGTATTCTTTTATTTTATCAACCGAAGAGTTCAATCCTGAACTGCTTACAATTAACGGGGATTTTAGTGAAAGCCCCAAGTAAGATGTTTCTAGTTTAGTCATGGTTAAGGTTATTTTATTGCTTGAAATTTACAAAATATCTTTTTAAGAATAAATTCGATGACCAAAAATGTTACTTCCAATTCTTACCATGGTGCTACCCTCCTCAATTGCAATGCGGTAGTCGCCCGACATTCCCATAGAAATCTCTTTAAAAAACGATTCCGTTTGAAAATTGGCATTCTTCACCTCATCAAAAATATTTTTTAAGTTCCTAAACTCATTTCGCACTTGCTGAATATTATCTGTAAATGTAGCCATTCCCATAAGTCCGCAAATTCGAATGTTATTAAGTTGGTCAAGTTCTGGGCTCTTTAGAATGTCATGTAACTCTTGGGTTGAAAGGCCAAACTTTGTTTCCTCCTGAGCTATATGCACTTGTAATAGACAATCGATAACCCGATTATTTTTAGCTGCCTCTTTATTAATGGTTTTTAATAGCTTTAAGCTGTCAACGGAATGAATTAAAGAGACAAAAGGAGCAATGTACTTCACCTTATTTGTCTGTAAATGCCCAATTAGGTGCCATTCAATATCCTTTGGCATTTGCTCATATTTACTAACAAGTTCCTGAACCTTATTTTCGCCAAAAAGTCTATGCCCAGCATTATAGGCTTCCATTATCGCCTCTACAGGATGAGTTTTACTTACAGCAATTAGCTTAACATGCGAAGGCAACTCACTTTTGATAGTATTTAATTTATCGGCAATGCTCATAATTCGTTAAACTTTAATGCAAAAATAGCTAATACTTACCACAGGAAAACAAATTACTACAAAGAATAGCATAGACTTAACAGAATTCATAAAAATTGGTTGAATGCTGAATAAAAAAAAGCCCTTAAAGGGCTTTTTTTTCATCATTAATCCTCAAGGGAATGAATTACTAAACCGCTTCGTAGTTTGGGTTCAAACCAAGTAGTTTTAGGAGGCATAATATTGCCAGTATCAGCAATATCAATTAGCTGTTTCATTGAAACGGGATAAAGGGCAAAAGCAACCTTCATCTCGCCACTATCAACCCGTTTTTTCAGCTCACCTAATCCTCTAATTCCACCAACAAAATCGATACGTTTAGAAGTTCTCAAATCTTTAATATCAAGAATTGGGTCAAGAACAAGGTTTGAAAGTATGGTAACATCTAGTACACCAATAGGATCGTTATCGTCGTAGGTGCCAGGTTTTGCTGTTAGCGAGTACCACTTACCGTCGAGGTACATGCTGAAATTATGTAACTTTTCGGGCTTGTAAATCTCAGTGCCTTTCTCCTCTACAACAAATCCCTCACGAAGTTTTTCGAGGAATTGTTCTGAAGTAAGGCCGTTTAGGTCCTTAACCACCCTATTGTAGTCAATAATCTTCAGCTGGTTATCGGGGAAAATAACAGCAAGGAAGTAGTTATACTCCTCGTCACCACGATGATTTGGGTTAGCATTCTTTTTCTCCAAACCTACACGAGCTGCAGCTGCAGTACGGTGGTGACCGTCGGCAACATAAAGAGCAGGTATCGATGCGAAAATTTCAGTAATACGCTTAACGGTAGCATCATCATCTATTACCCAAAAGTGATGGCCAAATCCATCTTCTGCAACAAAATCGTACTCAGGCTCTTTGCTTTTTACCACATTTGAAATTATTTCGTCCATTTCCTGATGGGCAGGATAAGCAAAGAATACAGGCTCGATATTTGCGTTCTGAATACGAATATGAATCATTCGGTCTACTTCCTTATCTGGTCGGGTTAGCTCATGCTTTTTAATACGCCCCTCCATGTAGTCTTCGAAATGACAAGCAGCAACCAAGCCATACTGTGTGCGGCCATCCATTGTTTGGGCATATACATAGTACATATCCTTAGGGTCCTGTACTAACCAGCCGCGCTCTTTCCACTTACGGAAGTTCTCAACTGCCTTATCGTAAGCTTGCTGAGAGTGCTCATCGATAATAGGATCGAAATCAATTTCGGGCTTTGTGATATGTAGCAATGACTTTTCGCCAGCTTCTGCTTTAGCCTCCTGCGAGTTAAGCACGTCGTATGGACGTGCAGCCACCTCCTTAGCAAACTCCTTAGGTGGACGGATTCCTTTAAATGCTTTAATTTTTACCATATTACTTACGTTAAATGTTAATCGTTATACGTTAAACGCTAATCAGATAACGGATTAATCCTAAAATCAATTGTTTCACTTTAGTTATCTTCTCATTTACAATAAACTCATCCTTTATGTAGCCTAGTTTTGATGCAATAATTATTTGGGTTTCCAGTTCCGCTAAGGAGCCAAGAGCGATATAAAGGAAACGTAATGTTTCTTTTGCGCTGCTCCTTGCACAGCCCTCTGCGATATTTGAAGGTATTGATATAGCAGAACGTCTAATTTGCTGAACAAGGCCGAAAAGTTCCACTTTAGGAAACTTATCCGTCAAAGAATAAATATCAACAGATAATTCTACAGATACATTCCAAGCGTCTAAGCTTTTATGATCCATTTAGTTCTATCTAATCAATCGTTTAACGTTTAACGTTTAACGATAATTTTTCTTAAACTATTTATTTACCTGAAATGTAGTGTCGCCGTTTTTAATGTATGCAACAATTTGGCGGGCAGCAGCTAACCCTGCGTTAACGTTAGCTTCTTTAGTTTGTGCGCCCATTTTTTTAGGTGTTGCAAATACTCTTCCCTGGAACTTCTCAACTAGTTCAGCATGGCAATCGGCCATTATATCAGTGGCATACTTAAAATCTGGGCGTTCCTCAAGGACTTTCTTTAACCCATCCTCGTCAATCACCTCCTTACGAGCAGTATTTACGAGTGTGGCGCCTTGGGGCATTTTGCTCAACAAATCGTAGCCTATTGATTTTTTGGTCTTTTCATTAGCAGGGATATGAAGCGATACATAATCGCAAGTAGAATAAAGTTCTTCAATTGACCCCACAGGTTTAACACCGTCGTTTTCAATTACGGCTTTATCCACAAATGGGTCGAATGCAAAAACTTCCATTCCAAAACCTTTTCCATACTTAGCAACAAGCTTACCAACATTACCGTAAGCATGAATACCAATTTTCTTGCCAGCAATTTCGGTACCGCTAACAGGTTGAAACTGATTCCTAGCCATGTAAATCATCATACCAATTGCAAGTTCAGCAACTGCATTCGAATTCTGGCCAGGGGTATTCATAGCAACAACTCCTTTAGCCGAGCAAGCAGCAAGGTCTAGGTTATCGTAACCTGCGCCAGCGCGAACAACAATCTTAAGGTTTTTAGCAGCGTCAACTACCTCTTTAGTAACCTTATCGCTTCTAACAATAAGAGCATCAACATCGGCAACGGCTTTTATCAAGTCGTTGTGATCGGTATATTTCTCAAGCAAGGCAAGTTCAAAGCCAGCTTCTTCTACAATTTTACGAATGCCATCCACAGCAGCCTTTGCAAAAGGTTTCTCTGTGGCAACAAGAACTTTAGTCATAGCTTTAATTTTTTGTATTAACAATAAGGGCAACCAAATAATGCTCTTCTGTTGCCCTATTAGCTATTTGATTTTAAGCATTTTGCTTTTCAAATTCCTTCATGCAATCAACTAAAGCCTGAACACTTTCAATTGGTAGAGCATTGTATATTGAAGCACGGAAACCACCTACTGAACGGTGCCCTTTAATACCAACCATTCCAGCATTTTTTGCAAATTCTAAGAATTCAGCTTCCTTTTCCTTGTAATCAGGTTTCATTACGAAGCAAACATTCATTA containing:
- a CDS encoding four helix bundle protein, translating into MDHKSLDAWNVSVELSVDIYSLTDKFPKVELFGLVQQIRRSAISIPSNIAEGCARSSAKETLRFLYIALGSLAELETQIIIASKLGYIKDEFIVNEKITKVKQLILGLIRYLISV
- a CDS encoding YggS family pyridoxal phosphate-dependent enzyme translates to MSIADKLNTIKSELPSHVKLIAVSKTHPVEAIMEAYNAGHRLFGENKVQELVSKYEQMPKDIEWHLIGHLQTNKVKYIAPFVSLIHSVDSLKLLKTINKEAAKNNRVIDCLLQVHIAQEETKFGLSTQELHDILKSPELDQLNNIRICGLMGMATFTDNIQQVRNEFRNLKNIFDEVKNANFQTESFFKEISMGMSGDYRIAIEEGSTMVRIGSNIFGHRIYS
- a CDS encoding DUF1015 domain-containing protein produces the protein MVKIKAFKGIRPPKEFAKEVAARPYDVLNSQEAKAEAGEKSLLHITKPEIDFDPIIDEHSQQAYDKAVENFRKWKERGWLVQDPKDMYYVYAQTMDGRTQYGLVAACHFEDYMEGRIKKHELTRPDKEVDRMIHIRIQNANIEPVFFAYPAHQEMDEIISNVVKSKEPEYDFVAEDGFGHHFWVIDDDATVKRITEIFASIPALYVADGHHRTAAAARVGLEKKNANPNHRGDEEYNYFLAVIFPDNQLKIIDYNRVVKDLNGLTSEQFLEKLREGFVVEEKGTEIYKPEKLHNFSMYLDGKWYSLTAKPGTYDDNDPIGVLDVTILSNLVLDPILDIKDLRTSKRIDFVGGIRGLGELKKRVDSGEMKVAFALYPVSMKQLIDIADTGNIMPPKTTWFEPKLRSGLVIHSLED
- a CDS encoding dihydroorotate dehydrogenase-like protein, which translates into the protein MTKLETSYLGLSLKSPLIVSSSGLNSSVDKIKEYKKYGAGAVVLKSLFEEQILNEVSSLERHSDYTEAADYLKHYVTANNVQEYINHIKAVKEAVDIPVIASINCMSDSQWLSFASRIQEAGADALEVNIYYLPVDPKRKAEEYENIYNSIAEKLNKIITIPVAYKIGSHFTNPLNVIENLRFRGANGVVLFNRFFEPDIDVNAMKVVPADIFSSPSDLRYTLRWVAIASHLIPEIDISASTGVHDGEALVKMLLAGANSVQVCSAIYKNGAQHIEVMLRDLKEWMDKKGYKSIADFRGSLNMGSIADPAQYERSQFMKYFSSYE
- a CDS encoding 3-phosphoglycerate dehydrogenase, with protein sequence MTKVLVATEKPFAKAAVDGIRKIVEEAGFELALLEKYTDHNDLIKAVADVDALIVRSDKVTKEVVDAAKNLKIVVRAGAGYDNLDLAACSAKGVVAMNTPGQNSNAVAELAIGMMIYMARNQFQPVSGTEIAGKKIGIHAYGNVGKLVAKYGKGFGMEVFAFDPFVDKAVIENDGVKPVGSIEELYSTCDYVSLHIPANEKTKKSIGYDLLSKMPQGATLVNTARKEVIDEDGLKKVLEERPDFKYATDIMADCHAELVEKFQGRVFATPKKMGAQTKEANVNAGLAAARQIVAYIKNGDTTFQVNK